The following DNA comes from Chloroflexia bacterium SDU3-3.
ACGGTCAAGCTGCAGGAGAACACCGCCTCGCCGCTGTTCCGCTTTATGCTTGGCCCGGCGTCGTTTTTCAGCCGCCGCGATAGCAGCGAGGAGGGTGTGGCCTTCTCGGCTGGGCCGGTCTCTGGGCCCATCCGCGGCAGCTACCCGGCGCGGATCTCGGGCCTGTTCACCTGGGGTGCGATGCTGCTGGCCGTGCTCACGCTGGTGCGCTATGTGATCTACTGGCTGGAGTTCCTGGCGCTCACCTTCACCGATCTGCTGCGGCTGCCGGTCTTCGACCGCCTGATGGTGACCCAGCAGCAGACGCTCGCGCCGTGGTGGCTGCTGGTGGCCGCCCACCTGATGGCGATCGCGATGTTTAGCTTGCTGATCGCGCTGCGCCACACCCTGCCCGAGATCGAGGCGCGGGCCGAGGGGCTGGCGGTGCGCCACTTCAATCGCTGGATCGTGCTGCCCTGGGCGCGGATCGCGGCGATCAAGGTGACCGAGCTTTCGGAAGATAGCCAGGTGGTGCTGATCCAGGCCAGCGGCGGGCTGCCGCCATCCACGCGGTTTGCCAGCCTGCTCTACGATGGCTCGTTCAAACCGGGCGTGCTGCTCACCTCGGCGATTAGCTCGTTCGAGCCGCTGCTGCAGCGCGTGGTGCTGGAGGTGACGCGGAATCAGAGCGGCCAGGTTGATCTGGATGACTCGCCGATCTTCCAGAGCGACGCCTACTCGCCGCTGCTGTTCACCAGCATGCGGGCCGCCGCGTCGATCGACCGCCAGATCGAGGACATCCGCGAGACCAACGATACCACCGCGATCAGCACGCCGCGCCTGCTGCGCGCGGCCAACCCCATGCTGTGGCTCGCGGTGCTGCCCGCGCTGCTGGGCTTCGCCGAGCGCTCCATCCACCGGGCGCTGCTGCCCAGCCCAGCCCTGATCGTGATGTGCCTGCTGATTGTGGTGATCGGCATGATCGAGTGGCCGGTGGTGGCGCTGGCGGCCGAGACGTACGACGAGATGTCGGGCGGCGGCGAGGAGGGGCACCGGCCTTTCTACCTCTACCCCACCACGCAGATCCCGCGCGCGCTGCCGCTGCTGGGCGCGCTGATCCTCACGCTGCTGGGCGTCCCGGCGCTGCCCGCGCTGCTGTGGCTAGGCGCGATCGGCTGGTCGTTCATGCTGGCGGCGGGGCTGTGGGGCACGCTCTACGACTGGCGCGGCAGCCAGCTGCTGCTGGGCGGTGCCATCCCGGCGATCTTCCAGATGCTGGTGCTGTTTGTCTATATGTTTGCGCTGCGCTAGGGCGGGGCACAAGCGCACAAAGGGGGAGGCCGCATATGCGGCCTCCCCCTTTGTGCATGGTATGCTCTGCCGCTAGGCGGCCCTTCGGCGCTGTTGCGGCTATGCTAGGCCAACAAGGTCATCGGTGCTGTCGGGGCGGGTCGCGTGCCCGCCCGCGCTGCTCGCATCGATAGCATCGAAACCTGCTGAGGGCGTTGCCGCCTTCGATCCCCTAAGGTAGGCTGACAAGCACGGAGCCAGGGTTCCCTGGCTCCGACGCCCCCTGTTTACGCCGCTGGGCCGCGCCGCTAGCTCAGCTCGCCGCGCACCAAAGCCCGCGCGATCTGGTTGTGGCGCTGGATGAGCGAGGGCAGCTCGATGCCGAGCAGCTGGCCCTCCTGCACGCGCACCACGCCGTTGATTACGCTCAGGTCGACCATGGGCGGCTGGCAGAACACCAGTGCGGCCAGCGGGTCGTGCACTGCGCCGCCCGCGAAACCCAGGGTGTCGAGCCGGTAGCCGATGAAATCGGCGGCCATGGCGGGGGCCAGCACGCCGATGTCGTCGCGGCCCAGCACCTCGGCACCGCCGCGCGTGGCCAGGCGCAGCGCCTCGCGCGCGGTGAGCGCGGCGGGGTCGCCCAGCACGCGGTGCAGCAGCAGCGCCTGCCGGGCCTCGGCTAGCAGGTGCGAGCCATCGTTGGACGCCGAGCCATCCACGCCCAGGCCCACCCTGGCCCCGGCCCGCACCAGCCCGCGCAGCGGCGCGAAGCCCGAGGCCAGCCGCATGTTGGATGTGGGGCAGTGTGCCACGCCGGTGTGGGTGCGGCCCAGCCGCGTCACCTCGTCGGGGCTGGGGTGCACCATGTGGGCGTGCCACACATCCGGCCCCACCCAGCCCAGGTCTTCGGCCAGCTCCACAGGGCTGCGCCCGAAGTGCTCGCGGCAGTAGTCGTCCTCGTCGCGGGTCTCGGCCAGGTGGGTGTGCGAGTGCACGCCGTAGCTGCGGGCCAGCTCCACGCTCTGCCGCATCAGGTCGGGCGAGACGGTGAAGGGCGAGCAGGGCGCGAGCACCACGCGCAGCATGGAGTAGCGCTTGGGGTTGTGGTACTGCTCGATCAGCCGCCGCGAGTCGCGCAGGATGAACTCCTCGCTCTCCACCACGTGGTCTGGCGGCAGGCCGCCCTTCGATACGCCCACCGACATCGAGCCGCGCGTGGCGTGGAAGCGCACGCCCATGTCTTGCGCGGCCTCGATCTGGTCATCCAGCCGCGCGCCGTTGGGCCAGATGTAGGTGTGGTCGCTGGTGGTGGTGCACCCCGAGAGCATCAGCTCGGCGATCGCCACCTTGGTGCTCACCTGGATGGCCTCGGGCGTCAGCCCCGCCCAGATCGGGTAGAGCGTGCGCAGCCAGTTGAAGAGCACCGCGTCCTGCGCCCCTGGCACATTGCGCGTCAGCGTCTGCACGAAGTGGTGGTGGGTGTTGACCAGACCGGGCAGGATCACCATGTCGCTGGCGTCGATGATCGTGTCGGCCTGCTGCGGCAGGTCGGCGCTGTGCCCCACCTGCTCGATCGCGCCATCCACGATGTACATGCCGCCGTCGGCGTAGGTGGTGCCCGCGTCATCCATCGTGGCGAGCATGGCCGCGTTGCGTACCAAAAGGGTTGCCATAGTTGTCCTTCCTCGCTGGCGGGTAGCGCGGCGTGGCTGCGGCTACTCCGCCAGCTCAAACACGATGTCTTGCGCGCCTTCCCACAGCGTCAGCTTGCCCATGGCGGGCAGCTGCTCGTGGCCATCCAGCAGCGTCAGGAAGTGGTTCCCGGCCAGCTGGCCGACCTTGCTGGAGAAGCACGCGCTTCCGTAGGGAAAGAGGATCTCGGTCTCGCTGAAGCCGCCGGGGTAGAACAGGATGTCGCCGCGCGAGGGGTGGCTGGTGTGGTTCTCGAAGCCGACGCCCAGCTGGAAGTCGCCCAGCGGGATCCAGCACGACTCGCCGCTCCAGCGGCAGTGGATGAGCTTCTGGTGGTAGGGCAGCAGCTTCAGGAATGCGGCGCAGGTCTCGGGGGCCAGCTCCTCCTCTAGGCGGGCGGTGTAGGTGAATGGGCCAGCGGTGATCTTCAGCGTGGTCATGGGCGATTCTCCTTCGCTCATAGTATAGCGGCAGATGGGCAGGTGGCAATATATGCCGCGCCGCCACAGTGTACCGCAGCTTTCTTTCTCAAAATGTGCGCCAGTTGAGCCGATATAGGTGATCTTAACCCGTATCGTTATTCGTACAATAGAGAGTGACAACTTGCGAAACCGGCTCTATATCGAATAAACGAGAGATGTGCTATGTTCCCTTCTCATGCCTCAAGCCCAGATGAGCTGCTTGCCATGATCGATGCCCAGCAGTCCATCTTCGATAGCCTGCCGATGATCTTGCTCGTGTTCGATGTGCTCGCCCCCACGCGCTATCGGCTGTCGGGCATGAACGCTATGGCCGCCCGCAGCTTCGGCGAGGATCGCACGCAGCTGCTGGGCAAGGAGATCGGCGAGTTCATGCCGCCCGCCTCGGTCGAGTGGATTGTGGCCCAGACCGAGGAGAGCGCCCGCACCCGCGCCATGGTGGAGGGCGATCTGCTGGCCCAGACGCCGGCTGGCCCCATGTGGCTGCGCGGCCAGATCGTCCCGCTGTTCGACGATGGTGGCCAGCTGGTGCGCACGGTGAATATTGTCGTCGACATCACCGAGCAGAAAGAGCGCGAGCAGCGCGATCAGGAGGAGAAGGACCGGATCATCGCCAGCCAGAACGCGGTGCTGGTCGAGCTGTCCTCGCCCCTGCTGCAGATCAGCGAGAGCACTGTGGTGATGCCGCTGATCGGCGCGATCGACTCGCGGCGGGTGGAGATGATCATGCAGGAGCTGCTGACGGGCGTGACGACCTACGCAGCCCAGTTTGTGATTATCGACATCACCGGCCTGCCCATCGTAGATACGCAGGTGGCCAATGCGCTGCTGCACGCCACCCAGGCCGTGAAGCTGCTGGGCGCGAAGGTGGTGCTCACTGGCATCCGCCCCGAGGTGGCCCAGACGCTGGTGGGCCTGGGCGTCGACCTGAGCAGCATTGTGACGCTCAGCTCGCTACAGTCGGGCATTGCGTTTGCGCTTCGCCAGCGCTAGAATTTCCCCCCTTCTCTTGCCAGCGCCCTGCGGGTTTGCCCGTGGGGCGCTGGCTTTTCCGCGCCTTGTGGCTTTTCTCTTCAAAACCTCGCGCCTTCGCATCTTCGTGATATTCGTTACCCCTCCAGTGCCCGCAGCACGCGCTCGGGTGTCATGGGCTGGTGGTGCAGCCACACCCCGGTGGCGCGGTGGATGGCGTCGGCCACGGCGGGCGCGAAGGGCACCAGCCCCATCTCGGACATGCCGCGCGCGCCGTAGGGGCCATTGGGGTCGGCCAGCTCAAGGATGATCGGCACGATCTCGGTGGGCATGTCCAGCGCGGTGGGCAGCAGGTAGGTGCTGAAGCTCGGCGTGAGCACCTTCCCGCCCTTCACCTGAAAATCCTCCATCAGCGCGTAGCCCAGCGCCTGGGCCAGGCAGCCCTCGATCTGGCCCTCGACCTGCTGCTTGTTGATGGCCTTGCCCACGTCGTGCGCGCTGATGATTGTGAGCACCTGCACCTGCCCGGTGAGGGTGTTGACCTCCAGCTCCACGGCCTGCGAGACGTAGCCGTAGCAGTAGTTGGGCCTGCCCTCGCCGGTGATGGGGTGCAGCGGTGTGGTGGCGGGCGGGCGGTACTGTGCGGTGGCGATGGCCGGGCGATCCTCCTCCTGCCAGCGCGTGAGCGCGGCGGCGCAGGCGTCGTGCACGGCCCGCCCGCCCATCAGCGTCATGCGCGACGCCGATGCGCTCCCTGCGTTGGGGGCCTGGCTGCTGTCGTCGGTGATCATCTGCACATGGGCTAGCGGCAGGCCCAGCCGCTCGGCGGCGATCTGGCGCAGCGCGAGGTGCGCGCCCTGGCCCACATCCGCCGCGCCCACGCGCACCACGGCCCGCTCGACGCTGGCCTGGCCGTGCAGCTCCACGGTGGCGGTGGCCTGCTCGGGGTAGCCGAACGAGTAGCCCACGTTCTTGATCCCGCTGGCGAAGCCCCAGGCCCGCCGCACCCCTGGGCGCGCTGGCGGGCGCGGCTGCTGCATGCGGCGCTCCATCTCGGCGGCGCAGGCCTCTAGCACGGGCAGCGCGCTGACGCCCGCTGGCAGCGTGTCGCCGCTCGGCTCGATATCGCCCTCGCGGTAGATATTCTTGCGCCGCAGCTCCAGCGCGTCCATGCCCAGCGCCTCGGCCAGCCGCGCCAGCATCAGCTCGCTGGCGAACTGGGCCTGGGGCGCGCCGAAGCCCCGGAAAGCCCCGCTGGGGATGTTGTTGGTGTAGACGGCGTAGCCATCCAGCGCGACGTTGGGGATGCGGTAGGTGCCGGTGGCCAGCAGTGTGGCGATCTTGATCACCTCGACGCTGGTGGAGGCGTAGGCCCCGCCGTCGGCCAGCAGCTCGGCCTTGGCGGCCACGATGGTGCCGTCGCGCATCGCGCCCCAGGTGCAGCGCAGGCTGATCGGGTGGCGCTTGTGGTGGCCCACCATCGACTCCTCGCGGCTCCACACAATCGCCACCGGGCGGCGCAGCTTCCAGGCGGCCAGCGCGGCTAGGTGCTGGATGGACATGTCCTCGCGCCCGCCGAACGCACCGCCGATTGAGGCGTAGCGGATGATCACGCGCTGCTCGGGGATCTGCAGGATCTCGGCGATCTGGCGGCGGTCCTCGTGCAGCCACTGGCCTGCGGTTTCCAGCACCAGGTTGCCATGCTCGTCGATGTGGGCTACGCCCGCCTCGGGCTGCAGGAAGGCGTGCTCCTGCCAGGTGGTGTGGTACTCGCCCTCCACCACCACGTCGGCCTCGCGCAGCGCCCGCTCGGCGTCGCCACGGCGGATGGGGATGTGGGCCAGCACGTTGCTGTGGCCCTGGTGGATCTGCACGGCCTCCACCTCCATGGCCGCGCGCGGGTCGGTGATCGCGGGCAGGTCTTGGTAGGCCACCTGCACCAGCTGCGCGCCCGCCGCCGCCGCCGCCCTGCTCTCGGCCACCACCAGCGCCACCTTGTCGCCTTCGAAGCGTACGGTGTCGGCGCAGAGCACCGGCTGGTCGCGCTCGATCAGGCCGTAGGCGTTGAAGGGCACGTCGGCGGCGGTGAGCACGGCCACCACGCCGGGGTGGGCCAGCGCCGCGCCGCTGTCGATCGACAGGATGCGGGCGTGCGGGCGGTGCGCGAACACCACCGCGAGGTGCAGCATGCCCTCGCGCACCAGGTCGCCGGGGTAGGTGGCCGCGCCGGTGACTTTGCGCAGCGCGTCGGGGCGGGGCAGCGATGCGCCGATCAGGCTTTCTTGTTTGGGGTTGTTAGGCTTGTTCATGGGCTGCGTCCATTACGGCATCAAGGATCTTGCGGTAGCCGGTGCAGCGGCAGATGTTGCCGCTCAGCGC
Coding sequences within:
- a CDS encoding 8-oxoguanine deaminase is translated as MATLLVRNAAMLATMDDAGTTYADGGMYIVDGAIEQVGHSADLPQQADTIIDASDMVILPGLVNTHHHFVQTLTRNVPGAQDAVLFNWLRTLYPIWAGLTPEAIQVSTKVAIAELMLSGCTTTSDHTYIWPNGARLDDQIEAAQDMGVRFHATRGSMSVGVSKGGLPPDHVVESEEFILRDSRRLIEQYHNPKRYSMLRVVLAPCSPFTVSPDLMRQSVELARSYGVHSHTHLAETRDEDDYCREHFGRSPVELAEDLGWVGPDVWHAHMVHPSPDEVTRLGRTHTGVAHCPTSNMRLASGFAPLRGLVRAGARVGLGVDGSASNDGSHLLAEARQALLLHRVLGDPAALTAREALRLATRGGAEVLGRDDIGVLAPAMAADFIGYRLDTLGFAGGAVHDPLAALVFCQPPMVDLSVINGVVRVQEGQLLGIELPSLIQRHNQIARALVRGELS
- a CDS encoding DUF3830 family protein produces the protein MTTLKITAGPFTYTARLEEELAPETCAAFLKLLPYHQKLIHCRWSGESCWIPLGDFQLGVGFENHTSHPSRGDILFYPGGFSETEILFPYGSACFSSKVGQLAGNHFLTLLDGHEQLPAMGKLTLWEGAQDIVFELAE
- a CDS encoding STAS domain-containing protein — encoded protein: MFPSHASSPDELLAMIDAQQSIFDSLPMILLVFDVLAPTRYRLSGMNAMAARSFGEDRTQLLGKEIGEFMPPASVEWIVAQTEESARTRAMVEGDLLAQTPAGPMWLRGQIVPLFDDGGQLVRTVNIVVDITEQKEREQRDQEEKDRIIASQNAVLVELSSPLLQISESTVVMPLIGAIDSRRVEMIMQELLTGVTTYAAQFVIIDITGLPIVDTQVANALLHATQAVKLLGAKVVLTGIRPEVAQTLVGLGVDLSSIVTLSSLQSGIAFALRQR
- a CDS encoding xanthine dehydrogenase family protein; this encodes MNKPNNPKQESLIGASLPRPDALRKVTGAATYPGDLVREGMLHLAVVFAHRPHARILSIDSGAALAHPGVVAVLTAADVPFNAYGLIERDQPVLCADTVRFEGDKVALVVAESRAAAAAGAQLVQVAYQDLPAITDPRAAMEVEAVQIHQGHSNVLAHIPIRRGDAERALREADVVVEGEYHTTWQEHAFLQPEAGVAHIDEHGNLVLETAGQWLHEDRRQIAEILQIPEQRVIIRYASIGGAFGGREDMSIQHLAALAAWKLRRPVAIVWSREESMVGHHKRHPISLRCTWGAMRDGTIVAAKAELLADGGAYASTSVEVIKIATLLATGTYRIPNVALDGYAVYTNNIPSGAFRGFGAPQAQFASELMLARLAEALGMDALELRRKNIYREGDIEPSGDTLPAGVSALPVLEACAAEMERRMQQPRPPARPGVRRAWGFASGIKNVGYSFGYPEQATATVELHGQASVERAVVRVGAADVGQGAHLALRQIAAERLGLPLAHVQMITDDSSQAPNAGSASASRMTLMGGRAVHDACAAALTRWQEEDRPAIATAQYRPPATTPLHPITGEGRPNYCYGYVSQAVELEVNTLTGQVQVLTIISAHDVGKAINKQQVEGQIEGCLAQALGYALMEDFQVKGGKVLTPSFSTYLLPTALDMPTEIVPIILELADPNGPYGARGMSEMGLVPFAPAVADAIHRATGVWLHHQPMTPERVLRALEG